In the Pleuronectes platessa chromosome 23, fPlePla1.1, whole genome shotgun sequence genome, AAGAGGAGATTTTTAAGGTTTGACACATGCATGGTGTCACAGCTTTAAACTTTGTAGAAATCACAAGCATATTTGCAACTTCCACCTCTTCAAATATCTGCAGGCTATATGTGTTGTCATCATCCGCGAAGTAAACCACTCCCTGCTGGTTATCGCCACCTGGCTGAGCCCTTCTGTCCTCTCTGAGCCACCGTAGACCCTCATTCCTCTGCTCGACTCCACGGGGCTTCAGCCAGCTGGGATCACCCTGAGGAGCAGATTCAAAAACATGAAGACAATAAAGTAATGTGACAGATTGAGGGGATTTTAGTCTCTACAAACCGGACTGTACTCACCTCCTGGAGTTTGCGGTCCTTGTTAGTGGGCATGTGCAAGTGTGTGAAGGACAGGCCGCTCTTCACCAGGAGGTCTGACACGAGTGGTGTCTTATGAGGAGAGTCTTCCACCACAATCCAGTGGATTTGAGGAACGTGGAGGAACGTCTGGGACAAACGAGTAAGCTCAGCTTTCTGCACCAGCCTGGATGGACAGAAGATTAGAAGAAGGGTGCGTTTGTGGGTTAAGGGAGATGTATCGTAGCAAGAGGAGGTTGGAGATGGGGGGAAAGAGGGCTACCTTGCGTATGTTGGGGTTATGACAAAGATGGTTGGCAGAGAGGGCTTGACATCCTGTTTGCTGGGCTGTTTGGTCGCCTCCGACTTCCTCATCTGCTCCTGAAGACGATGCAGCTCCCCCCGCAGCCGAGATATGGTACGGTCTTTGGGCAGGTCATGCTCTGTGCAGTCGCAGCGTTGACCTGCAAAAGATCAGGGGGGTGAAAACGGACCACTGCAGAGGGAGTTTAGAATATTCTTGATTTTTACTTGTACAATGGGAGAGTATTTTGCTGTGGATATTGTGAATCCAAGAGTAATGGTAACTGTGTCGGTTTATTTCTGACCTGAACTTATGAACATATACATGAGGAACAACCAAGACGGGACTGTGGCTGTGTTCAGACCTGTTATTAACATTCATCCCGAGAGATCGGATCATAAGTGGAGTTTTTAACCAGTtagagtttacagatgtgtctgttgtgtgtgttcgaGGAGAAGGTAGCTGATGAAATGGAAGAATCCACAGATCTACAATGAATAAAGATTTTACCCATTTGAAAATAGTATCAATAATGGTGATCAATGAATCAACGTATAAGCACTGAGAAGTGTTGAAATACAAGTCATGCGACACTGTAGCAGGACACAGGACCTAAGCTACATAGGCGTGATCTAGGACCTGTACTTAACGCTGACCCCTTAGAATAGCAGACTAATACCAGGTCTGAGTGGGGTCTACGTGCTGGCCACTCACCCAGCTGCATCAGTGCATAGACGAGGCCCAGGAGGGAAACCATGAAGTAGAGCACGAACACAGTCTTCAGCTTCAGCTTCATccttgttgccatggtgaccagCTGAAAGGAGGACATGTCAAACGACACGAGTCACATCGTGTTGCTCTCTAAGGATTCTTTGATTCTATTTCTTTATCAGGTTTCGCTTTCAGCCTTTGGACTTGCAATGATGGGAAATTCTGTTTCTCATCCAGCACTCAACACTTAGCTAACTAGCTTAGAAGGCTAATCTCCCTGCTCAACATTACATTTCCTGTCACGCCGAGTGTAAAACGTTCAATCTAAACATGTTGAGGTTTTAGTGCGAGGTGAGCTGACCTCACGCTTTAAACTGGGTATAAACCTGTGCGAGCTAAGCTATGTTAGCCTAACAAACAAGTTTTCACAGGAAATAACTCGTGTTATTTTTATGAGCTCACCAGCGGCGGGAATtcgtggaggaggagaacgagcGGCTGGAATCATGAGCCGAGAAGTTCAAGTCATGTCGGACAGATGGAAGAAAAAGCACTTCAGTGCATCACAGCGTCCATTCATTCCGTTTAGCTAGGACACAGAAATGTACCAACATCTTCCGGTTTCGGTGTACCGCTGTAAAGCGTCCCCTCGGATCGTAGGCAGTCCCTTATAGTTCCACATAAATCCTGCACAGCTGTCATCAAATGATTCCCctgttaataaaataaatatcatgAAATCCATGTTGGAATtgtaaaatattcaaatttttttttacaagttcTAATTGTTAACCcatcatttataaataaatataaaatcccatatttcagattttgtatttatatttttactttccaTTTCGGTGCTACACCGTTAAGAGTCCCCCACTAATAGATTATCGTTCACAGGTCGGTTATGATCCCCCTGCtagcaaaataaaacaagttaaaatTTATCTAGTATAGTTATAGTCTTGAAATGTGTACAATGacttattttacattaatatataaatgtcaTGTTTCTGTATATTCTGTAATTCCATGCttctgtatatacacacacacagtttcaaaTGTAAACTCATTCATGACAAGTAAAGAAAATCCAAAAGGCATCTCTTGAAAAGTCAAACAACTTTCCTTTATTTGtaacatacaaataaaacactgacaAGGCAGAATGACTTACTTTTCCCTTTCATTATCGTTTATGGACAAGACTATTTAAACACTCACTCTCAATCAtggaaggttttttttgtatttttaaacatgtttaaaaaagtgttttactTGTAAAAGGCcaagaaattaaaatgaatatggATTCACAACAgcttatatatatgtatatatatatatacacagagaAAAGACCAGTAGATAGATCTCtaattttgtgtgtatgtatgtaaccatttccaaaataaaacttCTCAGTGACTTTGAAATAATCTCGCAAAGTTTAGGCTCATTTATCAAGTTAGCATATTTTCACAAATGAATTTCTGGTTCAAGCGAgccaatttttttcttttttaacacagCCCACTTATCTGGATGAATGAAACCACTGAGCACGGATCCAGGTTCAGTTCAATATTTGTGTCATATTTCCTTTAAGCCATTTCACATCTCCAAGGTGaagaaacttttttcttttactgaatCACAATTCACGCAAGAACAAAAATCAACTCCTGAAAagtagttttcttttcttggtaAAGTTTGATACAGTTTTACAAATCAGAAATTCATTTAAATTTggtatgacacaaacaaatttaCTCTAGATCCGAGCTGCGGCCAATTCAATCCAGTTAACACCAAACTGACAACATGGCTGTTTAAGTGAAACAGATGAGGTTTGATTACGTTTGATTAACCTGAGAGAGACTGTCAGTCGGTTATAAACTACCACTATGTACAAAAACTTTTGTTTTCTTACTGTAACCTATGCggtacaaaaaaaatgaattactgTACTTTGCAGAAGGCAGTCTAAAACAAGcaatatattgttttgttttttcttgctcATGATCAGAGTTCAATCAAGCAGGAAACACCATCATGTTGTCTACATGTgtagaatattttttatatgaaTGTTTTATGGTCTCCATTAGGTTTGGAAACAAGCAAAAAACGTTCACCTCAGGTTCCAGACTTGATCATTCACAAGGGTTTTTGTCTTAATAACACTTTTGTTGACACGTAAcgtattattttagttttcaaCATACTAACCAGGCAATAATCTGAATGAAATCTCGAGTAGTCAATGATTGGACCAGTTCTAAAACCTTTCAAACCGTACCTAGTTAAGGCTCTCTCAGCCACATCAGACAGAGGAATATTTGCATCTACAGTAGTGTAAAGGAGCATCTTTTCACTCTTCCACACACAAAGTCCTCACAAACCGACTACAGTCCCGGAATTAATGGATTTCTCTTTCAATCGATGCCTTTAACCCAGCTGACAGGCGCTTGAAACTGTCCAAAAATACCCTGAAGGTTCTGTAAACAGATATGGAATCGACAAGGTGGAAGTGGTTACAGCAGCCTTTCTAGGTCGACTAGTGAATCTAAAATCCTCAGTCGAACTCCTACACGAATCTTGGCAGCTGTACAGTTAAACTCAACGCTAAAATGCTCAAACCCAAGCATTACCTTTCAATTTCACACAATCAGCCCTTTCACATACGTCTAACATGCACAGATTTGTATGAAACATTAAGGTAATGCTAACAGAACCACATGAGGACTTTAGGTGCAGGTGTGAACAGTGCAGCTGCTCTTCAGAGGCAGCATCACTGGAGTGTAATCCATGAAATCTTGTCATGCAAGCTAATGAGTGGGCTGGGAAAACACGTCACAACCGAGGTAAAGAGAAGAATAACGACCATAAGTACGGTTTCAGAGCTCTGCGATAACTTCTATCCCCCGTCCACTCATCCATCCACCTGTGCTCCTTCAAGGAAAACAGCATTCATCCCCTTCCATTTAATGAAGTGGTGACGTCTAGCGATTCTTATCCATGTTAAAGCAATATGATTCACTCATGCTAACAAAATATATAAGGGATGGAAGATGTTTTTTGtagtatttttcctttttaaatacaGCTAAAAGTAGCATCAACTTGTTTATCATTAATACCTCTTGGAAACAAAGCGAACTAAGAGGCCAACAGGAGAAATGCAACTGAAGAAAAGGTGACTCAAGATGAGAGCAACCTTAACACGTCTGCCCTCATCCTTTAGCACTTTTAGGACATGGGAGGGAGAATAGAGGCACAATGAAGGAGGAAGTAGAGAGGAtggtattgttttttaaataactgaagAATGGGAAAATGTGGCAACAGGAACTGAATCTCCTATGAAGAGATGGTGgtgaaaaagtaaacatttcaaCTCATGTCCCCGGATTATGAAATATGAGAGGTTAAAGCATTATTTACCTTGTGGGTTCGATGCAAATTTACCGCAACAAATGATGgaaaatttaagtttttttttttactcaagtcattggGAGAAAGAAGTCGTGTCAAAAAAAGGCAATCTTGAACATCTTGTCTCataagttataaaaaaataaaagctggaGACATCTATACATTTAGTTATCACCCAAAGAGAAGCTGGCTCATGCAATTTGGATAGTGTAACCATGTAATAGTAGCATTGTGGGCAAATGTGCTTTagctaaaataaaatgtaacaaaCCACATTAACATAATTTGGGTTAGAATATAACAGAGGCTTCTGAGACTGTTTTCAAGGGGCTCATTACGGGATATTTACTCGAGTACACTCAAAATAATCCTGTGGGAAACAAGTGCCGAGCCTTTGAATGAGATCCCAAGGAAAAATTTTAAAAGTCAGATTTTAACCTGCTGAGTATTCATGGTCATTCAAATTGAAACATAATCAACTTACTTAAATGTGCCACTTTAGATAAAGCAGCACTGCAGAAGGATTTGATACAGTATAGTACATTtgagttgctttcagacatgcactgcacCCTGCAGTTCCTCCGTAGGttgttcagaggaagtgaaaatgTGAACTCAAATGACCGAGTGAGACGCTCTgcactttctgcagactttatctGCCTGGCCTCCTAGTATACTGTTAGTTAAAATCCAGGAGAAGAGGAtgtaagaacacagcaggggatctcTCGCTGGATTCCCTGTGAGCTAGTTTATGACGCTTGTAAAACGCGACAGACGCAAAAATTAAatagacaaagaaaacaaatatatcacGGTGAAAACGTGGTGTCCTATACGTTGAAAAAACTTGACGATTATGTCTAGAGGGTTTGTTGTGATAATAGTCGACATCGTCGTGTgaaaatcatgtgatctccgcagcagagtTGATACATagcttcctgtctgtgtgctGCACCTGGCTGCTCTTACTCGCGCCTGAATAACGAGGAGGATTTGtggctgttgtgaacgcgtctgtgcagagaacaaCTCGCTGTGTTGTACATGTGTGGAAGGCGGACTCTGGGTTAACTTCCTAGCAAATTCCCTGGATTTTAtctgcaggtcatgtctgaaaacagcttaggTGATGAGAGAAAGATGACATGAGGTTGAGTGTGGCTGGTAAAATAATGTCAGCAAAAGGCCTTTTTCTTGACTGGGAACTACTGATAATCATTAAGTGGGAGAAGGGAATGAGAAAAGATGACTTGGACATTGAACCAAGAAGTAGGAAACGACAAACAGGAGCTATGTGTGAAAGCTCACTCTGCATTCTGCCTTTGTAGCGGGAAACAAAGAGACAAGTGAATCTCAATGCGACATCAACATCTGTAGCCAGGTAGTCCACCATCTGTTCATTTTAAACGGTTGTAGAGAGGACCGTTCAAACTCAATGTTTGCAGAATAGCAGGCAGCTCAAGCTTTCACACACAGCCATGACAGTTGCTGGCTTTTTAAACCAATCAGAAAAGGTGTAACTGGAGTCGAATCAGTGGCAGCAGCCACCGCAGTGGccccccccgtgtgtgtgtcccgcCGGCGCCTCGCCGTGTTTGGTCCGCCGGCTCAGGATCTCGTAAGAGCAGTCGTCGCCGCAGCAACCGGACATGCTCGGCGAAGTTTCGTCCATCTCAAACCTAAAAACGGAGGGATGAGAGGGTTTAGTTAAGAAGGAcgaaggaggggaggaggttTACGTGAAAGGGGAAGAGTGAAGTTTCAACATAAGAGCATCATGTATACATGAACACAGCCATCAACACTTACTACAAACAAACTACTACTTCTGACCAAGGGTGAAACAGTTCTGGCGGTTTTCAGTACAAgataagaaatatgaaacattatCTTTATACATCAAAAATATCAGCCCCCTTAATATACAATAGCCCTCCGCTGTACAACATTTTATGGAAGTCAGTTTAGCAGTTTTTGCCTCAGCCTGCTATCTACCAGACATATGCAGACTAAAACACCACCTCCTTGACGGaggtaaatatacatttttttcactctTGAGGAGCGAGTATACTTACTGTAAAGCATCTCTGAAGAACTGGTAAGCCCCGTGATTGTGTTTGAAAACTGTCAACATCACTTTCTTCATCTGTGTACTGGACAGAGACAACGCGAGAGcagaaaagaaacataaaaaacaaaaacatttactatATGTTTTCACAAATCACACCGTTTCTCACTGCCATTAAGGTAGCTGTGGTTGTTACCTGTTAGCGATGAGCTGTAGAATCTGGATGAGGAACTTGCCGAGTCCTTTCCTCCGCACTCTGCTCTCTAACTGCACCTCATAGCTGGAGAATCGAGACAAAGGTTTAATTGCTGATAGACTTGTCCTGAAATCTAGAAACTTTTGGAATGGGAGCTTACCAATATAAAACCTCCTCCCCGCACTCCACATCGAATCGGAAGTGAGAGAAGGCCACAGGGGCGGAGTCCCCGTCACGGGCCAGCAGGTACCACGCCCTCTCGTCGTTCATCTCATCCCTCTTTTCCCTCTCCTTCCACCCCCACTCGCTCTGCTCGTACCTACGTCGCAGCAGAAAGTAAAAGTGTTGACCCAAACGTGACCGGCGTGCGCTCATTTTTACCTTCGCATTTCTCTGCACCATCACCTCAGAAAGGAGCGTTTTTCAAAATGGAGGACATTGAAGTTGAAACATACTGTCTGTCATTTGTTAAATTAACCCTTCTGGATCAGCGAGGAGACAAACTATAGTAATTTCTCTGCCTCATCTCAAATCTGTCTGCATTCCTTCTACTCTCCTTTCCTCAGGCTCCTCATTGTGTATTATCAAATTCCTGCTCATATTAAAAAACAGATCCAAATCTCACTCTGTCCCCGTTTGATGTCACTTCACAATTCTGCTGCACACAATGTCTGGCTTGTCCGCACTTCTTCCCAACTCTAATCTACAATGCATATCTATGAGAGTCTGTCTATTCATCTCTGGAAACGATTTTGTTCCTGAGTTACAACAAGGGAGAAAAAAGTGCTTCTTACAGTGTCTgcatgttggctctggtgagttcgAAGGCCCACTCCACAGACAGGGGATTGAGGGTGGTCACCCGCTTACACTCTATCTGCAGGTTCAGcctggacaggaggacaacaggGTCATCAGCATTGAGAACGTGTGACAAATGTGTGCAGAGTGGGTGGGAGAAGGAAACACCACCAGCAGACCAACTGTCCCCTCCATATGGCAAACGAAACAAGTATGTATTTCTTGAAATTCTAAATGAGTCCTTTGTGGGCATACAAAGCAAATGCGTACCCATTTCTGTCGTATTTTTTGAAAGCTGGGAAGGCAGCCAGGGGATCATCCAGCTGTGAGAAAAAGAGGCAAAATTAGCTTTAGAGGCTTTCATAACAAACTTCAAACAGTCTTTCCCCTTATAAGATTGAGTTTTAATAATTGACCTCAAATTAATGATACCATAAGGAATAACTTTaacaaattaaacatattttgagTTCTGATGTGGACTGAGGAAGATATCTTAACGggtttttttcacagttttatgAAATTGAATTCacaaaccatccatccatcatgaACACCACCTATTATGTAAAGCAGCTAATCCCAGCAGACATTGGACGAGAGGCGGGGTACATCCTGGACGGGTCGAAAGCACATCGCAGGGCTAACATAAGCTGCTTTCGGACCTGCACAAAACTCTGTATAATTTCCGGACAGATGCCAAacctaaaaaatacaaatatctttaCATGAAAAAGAAGAGCTGGCTGTTGCTGTGTTGCATTGAAAGCATCTTCCTGgggcatctcctgctgctttggtCACGTGAAAGCAAACCAGCATTTGGACCAGCAATGTTCTTGCTGTGCGGCAATGAATCATTCATTACTTTAATCATTATTCATATTCTCAAATAACACTTACTTCCCGTGCAAAAGCAGGAATTCACAAAAAATGACATTGAAAGAGATTGGAACTGTGTGGATCCTAAATCCTCCAACTTTGGCTCATACAGGCGGAGAAATAACAGAGCTAGTCGTGATACAGTGCCTTTAGTTAGTCATAACAAGCATCTACAAAGTCAGGTTTTCCTAGGCCCAGACAGTATAAATGAGCTCACATTAAGAATACCCCTTTTCTTATGTCATGAGACACTGATGGCCAGAGACCCAGACACTAACAGCCACATATTTTACCGTGGTATTCTGCAGGTTACTCCAAAATTCCTCGTGCTCGGTCTAACTTCCCACCTactgaaattaaatgttttggttttcaaTACCCTTTTTACTATAGAAAAATGCTgaatgatatttattttttatttggatatttTTCTAATATTGAATGGCTCTTCAAATAATTACATTTGTGCAAAATCACATATTCAAAGTACAATTGAAATTGCTTCACTGTAACCCATTACATAAAACTAATCTAAAACAAAACCTTAAATTGTCGATTCTGGCAGCTTTTTATTGCAATTTGATGGACAATACTTTAAAACAATATGCAAGACAGTATTATTGTCCAGATATCACTTTTTGAGTGCCCTGGGGCTTCAGGTTAactatttgtaatttgtttggtCCTGGATTCGGATACCTTCAAAGAAATAATGTCGGCAGTTAGAACCGTGTGGAGAAGCAGGAACAGATATCTAACAAATATAAACATTGGTTCAGGCTTGGCatcaggtttaaaaaaagaaaaagaaagtcacATTCCTGCCTTTGACTTTTAGAGACAAATCCTTTCAACTACTTTAAACAGAAGCTCAACTTTAGTGTTCCTCTGAGCCCCCGGTCCTGATGAGTGATCCATCCACACCTCTGTTCCATTTAAAGACTAAATAGAACCTACCAGAATCAGGATTTCCCCAGCTTTTTTAAGCAATGAATGCACTATTTGTTCATTTCTAACAACAGCCCAAGTCCAACTGTGTTACTGTTGGCAACAGCATAAACAAAAATGAATTTTACTTGGGAAGAATTTCTTGCATTCCTTCTCTGCTGGCACattgacagagggagaggagggagcagagcACAAAACAGTAAGTGGCCCATTTTGGGACAAAGTGACACAGAAAAGTCGCAGTGAGCCCGGACCGGCCTGTTCTGCTAAGAGCCTGTTGAGGAAGTGGCTGCGGCTCAGCTCGAGGAGAGTGTGAGAGCTTTGTTGTCCTCCAGGCTCCAGCACAGCTTACTAATGCTCCAGCCCACCtccgagctgcaggagctgtctgtctgctgtgtgttctgttaGATGGGCAGGATTTAATATTGCCCCTTAATTATGCATTGAGAAACATATGGCACTGTGTTCTGCTTTTCATGTCAAGAGCATATCAATTATTGGAGTAATTAGGGCAGGGGGGCACAGTGGAGGTTATACATTCTGAGAGGGCATGTGTTAGAGGACCATGTGGTGGCTGCCTTTATGGGAAgcatttacaaatacaaaaagtaCTTTTATTTCCTGGATGATGCAATGTCATTATCAACTGGCAGGACAGCAAACCCagaatatttgtcttttttttttttgcagttaaaAAGCAGTTTACACCCTCTTATTCTTATACACCAAAAAATGTTCTCCTGCTTGATAACAGCTGCCACTCTGCAACCAAATTTACCTTATTGGCAGCTTCCACCTTAGCACAGACGGCGTCCATAGCCGCCCTCTCCTCCTGACGCCGGGCCTTCTTCTCCTTTGCTCTGTTTGACTTCCTCTGAAAGCAGGAAATAAGGAAGCGTTGAATGTAGGAATATGTCAAGATGGAAATGCACGTGCAGTACTTCTCTTTAAAGCATCATCAGGCCACCTCTCACAGACAGTTAATCCCTGAATGATCTTTAAGGCTCATATATCATAACTTAATCCTGATGCAGCTGCTCAAAAGTGCTGAGCCCCCTCTTCAGAAACAAATATATGAACCAAAGAAACCATATAAGTTCCATCTGGATCTTTTATTATAAGTAGAGCGGTAAATGAAAACTGTTAAAATGCTTTTTCTGTGTGCATACCTCATTGTAGAACCTGCATcaacacgacaaacacagaCTTAATGACCCAAGAACACAGCAGACCTCTAAACCGCAGAACTAGTACAACCAGTCAAAGCAAGATAAGTTAATGAAGGTCAGCCATGCAGAACAGCACGCATCACTATACAATGAAGAAAATAGTATTACTATTAAAAACATCATCTTTGAGTCTATAAAAACAGCAGGATAGCAAGAGAGGTAAAAACAAGCGCATTCACATCAGTAGCTTTTATGAGCAACACTTGCTGTATTGCTCAATGCTGTGTGAAATAGCCTGGTGTTTATACTGTATCGCTGATGGTGCATATTGCTGTCAGTGTGGGATTATAGTATTGGAAATTTCTGTGATACTGATACTCAAAATTTTGCCGGATCCTGGCTTCATCTCCAGTGCTGTTGTCAGCAATGGTGCAGcaataattcacacacacattactctGGTTGCATCAATTCTTTGCAACAGCGAGAACCCACACCAACAGCTGGTGCAAATGTGATTCCATAGTAAACCAACATAAATGAGTATTAGCCGTCTATATAGCCGTGGTTTAAAGGGAAGATGAACAGTGAA is a window encoding:
- the b3gat3 gene encoding galactosylgalactosylxylosylprotein 3-beta-glucuronosyltransferase 3, yielding MATRMKLKLKTVFVLYFMVSLLGLVYALMQLGQRCDCTEHDLPKDRTISRLRGELHRLQEQMRKSEATKQPSKQDVKPSLPTIFVITPTYARLVQKAELTRLSQTFLHVPQIHWIVVEDSPHKTPLVSDLLVKSGLSFTHLHMPTNKDRKLQEGDPSWLKPRGVEQRNEGLRWLREDRRAQPGGDNQQGVVYFADDDNTYSLQIFEEMRSTQRVSVWPVGLVGGMKYERPVIEGGKVIRFHTGWRPSRPFPMDMAGFAVSLKLILANPEACFDGEAPMGFLESSFLQGLVTMDELEPKADNCSKVLVWHTRTEKPKMKREDALQAQGLGSDPAVEV
- the naa40 gene encoding N-alpha-acetyltransferase 40, with amino-acid sequence MGRKSNRAKEKKARRQEERAAMDAVCAKVEAANKLDDPLAAFPAFKKYDRNGLNLQIECKRVTTLNPLSVEWAFELTRANMQTLYEQSEWGWKEREKRDEMNDERAWYLLARDGDSAPVAFSHFRFDVECGEEVLYCYEVQLESRVRRKGLGKFLIQILQLIANSTQMKKVMLTVFKHNHGAYQFFRDALQFEMDETSPSMSGCCGDDCSYEILSRRTKHGEAPAGHTHGGGHCGGCCH